The following are encoded together in the Lactuca sativa cultivar Salinas chromosome 1, Lsat_Salinas_v11, whole genome shotgun sequence genome:
- the LOC128126873 gene encoding probable leucine-rich repeat receptor-like protein kinase At1g35710, translated as MNPFPVEWTFVVQIFIFMLATISLSPIVSFGSSYEFIALLKWKANLQQGNNNPVLSSWISPLPDRQNRSLPQTMPTMFWCTWYGVSCNSDGSVRALNLSSSSLIGTLNSFTFSSFPNLTLFDLSVNNLFGTIPAGIANVSNLVYLNLNYNNFSSIIPPEFGLLAYLESLSLSRNQIYGSIPHEICQLKYLTRFGLENSIVSGSIPHCLGNLTNLSYLFLNGNKLFGSIPYELGNLSNLIELQLQMNFLTGTIPNSLASLGKLTKLNLFTNQIQGPIPAEIGRLSSLQQINLYQNHLTGSIPNSLGRLRSLMVLSLHTNNLSGPIPEELGNMVSLVNLEAGKNYLTGSIRKSLGHLRSLMVLSLHTNNLSGLIPEELGNMVSLVNLEAAKNYLTGSIPNSLGRLRSLTILSLPTNKLSGPIPEELGNLVLLVTLDVSKNQLNGSVPKSIGNLLHLQVLYLSKNKFSEHLPQELGNLKLVELELSRNHFSGSLPDTICNGGRLTMLLVRLNKLTGSLPKSLYNCSSLVRVRLDGNQLTGNISQIFGVYPSLLFISLNDNKIYGELSDNWSKCKNLTSIRLDGNAISGSIPPSLGNATQIQRLHLSFNQLVGEIPKEFERMNRLESLILSHNKLSGALPLELGSLTAIDFLDLSMNNLEGPIPYTLGNCSKLIELKLGNNKFTREIPIQLGQLSRLSILDLSHNLLTSKIPSQIASLTDLMKLNLSHNKLSGNIPKSMEAMRVLSSIDVSYNDLEGPIPNSNGFLTASIDSLQGNKGLCGNITGFHNATIIL; from the coding sequence ATGAATCCTTTTCCAGTGGAGTGGACTTTTGTCGTCCAAATATTTATTTTCATGCTTGCTACCATTTCCCTTTCCCCAATCGTTTCTTTTGGTTCTTCATATGAATTCATTGCTCTTCTTAAATGGAAGGCTAACCTTCAACAAGGAAATAATAACCCTGTGTTATCTTCATGGATATCTCCTCTTCCCGACCGTCAAAACCGTTCTTTGCCTCAAACGATGCCAACTATGTTTTGGTGCACTTGGTATGGAGTTTCTTGTAATTCTGATGGAAGCGTAAGGGCACTGAACCTCTCATCGTCGAGCTTAATAGGTACACTAAATAGCTTCACGTTTTCATCCTTCCCCAACCTTACTCTTTTCGATCTAAGTGTAAACAATCTTTTTGGGACCATCCCAGCTGGAATCGCTAACGTGTCAAATCTTGTTTATCTtaatttaaattataataatttttCCAGCATCATTCCCCCAGAATTTGGGTTGTTGGCATATCTTGAGTCACTTAGCTTGTCTCGGAATCAGATATATGGTTCAATCCCACATGAGATATGCCAATTGAAGTATCTAACTCGGTTTGGTTTGGAGAACAGTATTGTCAGTGGTAGCATTCCTCACTGTCTAGGGAACTTGACCAACCTCAGTTATCTATTTCTCAATGGCAATAAACTGTTTGGTTCCATCCCTTATGAATTAGGAAACCTCTCAAATTTGATTGAGCTGCAATTGCAAATGAATTTTCTAACAGGGACTATTCCAAACTCTCTTGCAAGTCTGGGCAAGCTGACTAAATTGAATCTGTTTACGAACCAGATACAGGGTCCCATTCCTGCTGAAATAGGTAGATTGAGTTCGCTTCAACAGATAAACCTTTACCAAAATCATCTAACAGGTTCGATCCCAAATTCTTTAGGTCGTCTTCGATCTCTTATGGTTCTGAGTCTCCACACCAACAACCTTTCTGGTCCCATTCCTGAAGAGTTAGGAAACATGGTATCCCTTGTCAATCTCGAAgcaggtaagaattatcttacaGGTTCGATCCGAAAATCTTTAGGTCATCTTCGATCTCTTATGGTTCTGAGTCTCCACACAAACAACCTTTCTGGTCTCATTCCTGAAGAGTTAGGAAACATGGTATCCCTTGTCAATCTCGAAGCAGCTAAGAATTATCTTACAGGTTCGATCCCGAATTCTTTAGGTCGTCTTCGATCTCTTACCATTCTTAGTCTCCCCACCAACAAACTTTCTGGTCCCATTCCTGAAGAGTTAGGAAACTTGGTATTGCTTGTCACTCTTGATGTATCTAAGAATCAGCTCAATGGTTCCGTTCCAAAGTCAATTGGTAACCTACTACATTTACAGGTATTGTATCTTAGCAAAAACAAATTTTCTGAACATCTTCCTCAAGAGTTGGGAAATCTCAAGTTAGTGGAACTAGAACTTTCCAGAAATCATTTCTCGGGTTCTTTACCAGATACCATATGTAATGGAGGAAGATTAACGATGTTGCTTGTACGTCTAAACAAACTGACAGGCTCATTGCCCAAGAGTTTGTATAACTGTTCAAGTTTAGTTAGAGTACGGTTAGACGGAAACCAGCTCACTGGAAATATATCTCAAATATTTGGTGTCTATCCTAGCCTTTTATTCATTAGTCTCAATGACAACAAGATTTACGGTGAACTTTCTGACAACTGGAGTAAGTGCAAAAATTTAACCTCAATACGTCTTGATGGAAATGCCATCAGTGGTAGCATACCTCCATCTCTTGGTAATGCTACTCAAATACAAAGGCTTCATCTTTCGTTTAATCAATTGGTTGGGGAGATCCCAAAGGAATTTGAGAGGATGAATCGTCTAGAGAGTCTGATTTTAAGCCATAACAAACTTTCCGGTGCACTACCCCTAGAATTAGGGTCACTTACAGCAATCGATTTCTTGGACCTATCTATGAATAATTTGGAAGGGCCCATCCCTTATACTTTGGGGAATTGTTCCAAGCTCATTGAGTTGAAGTTGGGAAACAACAAATTTACTCGTGAAATTCCAATTCAATTAGGTCAATTGTCTCGGTTGTCAATTCTTGATCTCAGTCACAATTTACTAACTTCAAAAATTCCATCACAAATTGCAAGTTTGACTGAT